DNA from Hippocampus zosterae strain Florida chromosome 18, ASM2543408v3, whole genome shotgun sequence:
caccgttttttcggctttaccactccgtttgaaaagttgtccgggctgtcccgtagtttgaagcaaaccttttcactccggcgttggtctacctgtgttaatcatgtccacttttgactgaaagtccagttttgagaagtttttaagcttcgatatataatccttttcttccattttggctgtccgacgtagcaaatttaaaaaaggatcgcacttgactcgcctggcgcctctgcacagaagaagagcgcaacgtacctgtttgctcacgtacgccctcttaattgcggcagagaacgatctgccgcaaccatgccttttcactgcggttttatttcccatcagcaaatctaaatatgtcacaaaaaacattaaactttaatggtttaaaaacattagccagactcaggaaaagcagatcaaataaatgaacctgcaaatgttatattgctgatgtgcagatgtacggcaagcaggacgtgccagttgcatgtatcaacccagtttgtgatgattgcgcaatgcaatgcgcgttcagaggtgcggcactgcctcacctgcctcccctgaccgcacgtccctggcCTACACAAACGACTCCAGTTGGCATTTTCTGTGTTGACTATAACGGTAATAATTAAGTATCCACTGTCAGGGATTTGATAATCGCCTGTAAGACTCCACTGATACGATGCTCTCTTCCATTAATTTCACAGCATCCCAATAGCCCGTCACAGCATGAAAGACTTCCGGGATAGCGCCGAGCAGCAGCACATTGTTGCCCAGCAGAAAGCTGCCTTGCAGGTCAAACATTAGGAAGCTCTCACACGAAAAGCTCAAAGTGTAACCCAGAAGTATTTTACAATTCTCTTATCTACGTCTTTTCCTgcagcacgcacacgcacactcgtcAGGCTTCTTCATCACTCAGGACTCGTCATTCGGCAACCTCATCCTCCCTGTGCTTCCTCGCCTGGAGCCTGAGTCGTGACCGTTGGCCACAACGCGTACACATGTGAACCACGTCTCACTTCCAAGTTTCCTCTTTGGGTCTTTATCCTGACACTGATGTCTGGGAAGTTGGAATCCGTTgcagttattttgaaaaaaaaaaaaacgcaaagagTTCCTTTCGACATGTTTTAACACTGGGATTTTATTCTTGTATACTGTGTATGCAAATATGTGACACCTTTTATTGGCACGATTCACATGATTTCCAAATTTATGGCTCATTTCCTCCATCTTCCTTTAATTGTTTGTCATGctgtttggaaaataaaatattcaactATACTCAACTGACTGagtttgttgatttaaaaaaagatgagcaGAGGTGTTGGGATAGATtccgacttcctgtgtggagtttgcatgttctctccttgcctgtatgggttttcttCGAGTACTCAATTTTCCTCCCACAACACCAAAAGaaagacatgcatggaaggttactgggacactctaaattgtcttttcGTGTGATTGTGGgccaatgattgtttgtctatgtgtgcactgtgattggctggcaaccagttcagggtgtcccccgcctactgcccgaagacatctgggataggctccagtacgcccgCGATCCTCGTGATGATAAATAAACAGGTTTGAGGATGGATGGCTTGCCCATCAAGACCAACAACAACAGCTTACTTGAATTTAAAAACTgatttcttctggtgtagtttgACCTGATAAACACTGCTCAGTTGTGTTTGTCTAAATctagaaaatggaaaatgtcaagTAAAGGGTTTCGTAAAACCTATATTAAAAAAGTGCAAGGTGGATATAGTAGCCTCAAAATTGTATTCCAGCAAGAGTACGGCTGCTCTTTTATTGTCCAGTTTTTAAGCACACGGTTACTTTTTAAACAGCGTAAATTCACAGTACACATACACTAATATTAATTAGCCTCTCATTCTACTGTATTTTAACGTTGGCCAAAAGGGTGGCACTTAAAgctaagttttttttgttttgtttttaagatggTCAAATTTGTCAACCACTGCATCTGGTCATAGCTGTAAACAACCACTAGAGAGCAGCATCGGGCTCACCTCTCAGTCCGTCCGCCCCACGCCTCCACACTCCCCCCTTTCATTTTGATGACATGTTTCTGTCCTAGTCTCTCTTTCACTGGCAAGAGTCAGTCCTTCGCCGGTTTGCCGGTTGTGGACGATCCAGCTGGAGTAGGAGAGCATCACAACACAACTGGATGGGAAGAAAGGAGGCGAGGTGCCTGACACAGGTGAGTGACTGACCTGACATTCTTTATGTGGACGAGggttggggtgtgtgtgtgagggggtttCAACTTAAGAAGCATGTACagataaataaaaagtaattcaTTTACAAAGCAGTCTTTAAGTCTGCATACGGAACAGAACTTCAGTGTCATCTGTCAATCAACTTCCAACGTTTCTACCGGTGCTCTGTCCACTCTTGTACATATTATTGGTgtctgttttacatttttttgtgcaccATTGTCCTATTTGTTGCTTATTGATGCCCCACAGTAGTGATGGACAAATCTTGTCATTTAAATTTCATCACATGTGATGATCACAAATGTGGAGCAAAGATGCTTTCCAATCAGACAAGAAGTATGCTCTATATTTGACATGCAGGTGGCTCCGAAAAGAACAAAGTGCAGTGGTGCACACGAGAAGAGATTAATGGGCTCCAAGCAGAGCcggtttcataaaaaaaatggaaaggctTTTGAGTTTTATATGGGGCTCGCCTTCATAAAGTTGTGCCCGCATGGCGTGCTTGAACTGaaggtgaccttttttttgggtttaCCTATGTTCTAGAATTATCTTAGTGGATGTTTGTATTGGTAAGCATGTACACAACAGAGTGCTTGTGAAACGAGCGTTTATGTTAAAGAGAATGAGTATCTCTCTTTTTCAGAAAAATTActtgtcagttttgttttgttttgtttttaatgtctccCAAATGCCTTGTCAAGTTGCATCATCTGATGCCGATCATTTGATTCTCGCTGCGACCCCCGTTGTGCTCATGCAAAGCGAGCGCAAGCAGTGTTTACAATCGCATGAGATGCTGGCATTCTGCATGGAATGCAGGAAGGATCGAGCAAAgggttgtaaaataaaatgcaaaagttCAGGATAGGTCCCATAAAGGCACAGATGGCATGAGAACCAAGCACGAGGTTGTAGCATTGAAATGATGTAACTCTCAATTCAGAAAAGCACACATGAAAGTGCCCGTGAAAAGTACATGATGACCATGTCGGAGTCGCTAAATAATGTTAATTGCCTGATTTTACACATTAATTTAAGATAAGGGCATCCTTTAAACCGACGCAaaagactttgtgtgtgtgtgtgtgtatgtgtggctaatgtttaaagaaaaaaataaatcaagtaaTTCTctattggtgtgaatgtgagtttgaatgGCTATTTTTCGAACATTCAACGTGATTGGCTCCCAATCTGTCCAGGGTAAACTAAGTTCTAAGCTCTAAACTAAGATCATGTGCTTTCTTATTTTGACCATTGCCAAGGTCCCCACAAGGTACTAAACCCCCCTCCGGCGAATCGATGAGGTCTGCCATCTGTCCTTAGGTCACGTCATTCTTAGGTGCCTCGTGACATCATTTCTGAGGCGTGTTGTGTCAGTATGCTGTATAGTTCCAAATTATTATGGTACTGATGTTTCGCAAAACACTAAATGAATCCGCGGGTTGGTGTTTATGACACCAATTCGCCGCGGTGTTATCCATGCAGCGATTACGAGACCTGCACGCACTTGCGGCCAACTACAGGGTGCTCTAAAGCGGCCACGCCGATGCACTATCCAAAGGAAAGATGCATTTCCGGGTTGtaggcatagctagctagctaaatactTGTCCCAATTGCAACAGTGAACCACTTATGCAATTCACTCAACCCAAGTGTGTCTCTGGGCCGCGTTTTAGCCTTGTCCAAAAAAATGCGGAACACCGtaatggtgaaaaagagtttaCCGCAACAACTCCACAATTATTGTATGTCTTTGGCCGTTGTTATTAatattttcagcaattatcttcaaaaGTGCATAATATGCCCCCCcctaaaaacattaaaaaatgcaaatattgctGCATGGAGTGGAGCTTAATATTTCACCACAAACCTGAaagaaatgtgtatttttttaatattcacacaaATGATAAATGCTTCCCTCAAATAAGACAATTGTCATTTTCCACGATTCATTTTAAGAGGCAACATAGCAATTCTTGTCAAATACATCAGGATAATTTGCTGTAGGACATGCCAGGACTGTAATAAAATCAATTAGAAAACGAGTAGAGTAGCATAGAGTTTGTACGTGTTGTCAGTCTTACCGTACTGGCgtgagaaatgtgtgtgtttttcatctGTTTGGTTGACTTTCTGGGTGTGTCTCCATGTTGTAATTATttgatcaaacaaaaacaatctatTCCTTTCACCACCTTAGGCTGGGGCAAGCAGTGAAGTTTGCTTTGCATCTAATTAGCAAAATGGGCTCAATTACACGCATTCAAATGCCGCTAGCCGGAATAAATACCGGTGAAGAACAATATACTAGTATCGGTACGAGGAAATGGTGCTTTGTGTTGGTTTAACTTGCACGCACAGATATTCCTTGGAAAACGGTCATAAGGCACTTGTGGGCTCGGTTGTCAAAGATTCCAGGAGCATCGCAACTGTCCAGCTACAACTTTGATATGTTTTGAGATCTTACTGCCATACTTGGATTTAGATTGATTTGTCCAGTGGGCTGCTCGCTGATTTCCTCGATACGGTTTAGGTCTGGGGATTGACTTTGCCTCAAAATATACACATTACTTTTTACTCATGTAGAAGGTTAATTTTGGTCTTCCCAGGTGATGTCGACTTTTGACCACGACTTTGCCCCGATGAGTCCAACCTAAAATGGGCGATGACTGAATGCTTTACTGCCCGCAGTGTGCATTCGTGTCTTCATTATTTTCCAGTCATTCCGGGCCCCATCCAGCGTGGCGGTCAGCGTCATGTGACGAGCTCTGCACGCTCGATTACCCTCTCACTTGACATTTCACCTTCAGCCTTGCTACTTTACTCACCAGACATGCTCCTTCTCACCGCGGGGGCGTTTCATGATGCTCCATTTATGCATGTGTAACACAGAAGAGCGATATTCGCATGCACGTTCATGACTACACTGTGGCGAAGGCAGGGAAAAGTTCACCCTCCCAAACGAAAAGCGACCCTATGAATATTCAGTATAGTCACTTTTGGGACCACTTTGATTCAAAAGAAGTTTTCaaagatgttttcttttccagTCGGATTGTAGTATATATTGAAGTATTTCAAGAGACGGCTTCTGTTTCGCCtctctaaaaaaataataataataaatagacgCTATCTTACCGCGATTGTTGCTAATGACGTTTACGAGTGACGGTTAGTTTTGCTGGGTTTGATTGCAAACGGGATTTCGTAATGAACACGTTTTTAGACGGGATTTCCAACGTCTTGAAATCGTCACTGTCTGATCATTTTAGTGTGTGACAGTTTGAATGTGTGTTCCCCCACCAAGGCCAGGTGGAGTTTTACAGAAGTGAATCAGAATGGATATTTCGGTCCCCCAAAATTCAGCGTAATTGTCCCCTATTAAGTCTCTGGCTTTTGACGCATCGGCTTGAAAAATATTCTGATTGCCTTCTTCTGCCTCTACCAGCAGTACTCGCATAACACCGTTTGAATATCTCAAGAATTGGTTTTGAATCTAAATGACCGAAAATGCTGAAAATGGACGTGTTTTACAGCTCACTGCGTTCGTGGCAATTTagagaaaatggaggaaaagaGCGAACGATCTGCCGGATGCCAATTTTCTGCCTGACAATGCCAAAGCAAAGAGAAAGTGGTGAAAATGTTCCATTTTCACCCGATCCAGTCTGTCAAATAAGATGGGTTGCATTGCTCAGGAAGTGGTCAAACAAATCCATTTGCACAGGAAATTGTTTCACAGCCATATCTATGCTCACATTTTCAGcttgtcaaaaaatgtgtttgttctgtgGCTATTAATAGGAATCAGTTAAGATTTGAAGAGTTTTTATTCAATCAATCTCTCTGTTTGGAACTCTGTCTGCTTGCAATTTGAGCTTCGGGTAAAGAGTGTTGCTTTCTCACttatcctctttttttctgcattcatGAATATTAACGTAGTCTGGTCTGACCTTTTTTGGGTACGCTTACTATTGAATGAGTAAACATTCGTTGGCGCTGCAAACTCTTAACAGTAAAACGAAGCAATTATGTTCACATCACGTTGAGCGTTCTCGCTGATATTTTGGTTGTCTTATTTCAAAAGACAAGGCTGACATTTTCTTGCGCCAGCTCCAAAAAATGCTGCAAGTGTACTTACAATTGTGGCCAGTGAGTATATAATTCCACCTGTGTCACTAGAGCTGCTACACTGGCCTCACACGGCTGTCTAAAATCGGCACAGCAACGAGATCGGAATGAGAGGAACAAATCCGTAATTAATGGATCACAATTTTGACTGGTTTAATTTTAGCAGATGCCACGATTAGCTTTGAGATTTATAGCCCAGGGAACATTCAGTGAATTGCGTTTCAGAAAATCCCGGCCCTCCGGAGAACACAATCCGTTGTATAGCCTCActgggagggaggggaaaaaaaaatcacaaatatctTTCTATATGACAGCTGCCAAATATGGTCTTTAGGCAGACTAAAGTGTCTCCAAATGCTGCCTGCTTGTTCCACGGGCATTAACTGTCCTGTTTGTGCATCATACGCTGCATCTACGGAGCTTATGTgggctctctctcacacacacacatacacacacacacacacaaacacacacgaccCTCCTGCGCCCTCCATCCTTGGCTCGTAAGCTGTATTTTTGATTTGAAATCTATTTCTGCTGCCAGCTGTGGACCTTTGCGTCcggtaataaatatatattcccTGCAGATCCTCCACGGAATATCTGTCCTGGCCGATATAGGGCCATTGTCCATTGAGGATTGAGCGCTTTATGCACGTTCCTgtctggtggtgggggtgggggggtggggtggggggggggggggtctttgcagTCACCAATGTTGTTCCAAACAAACCACaaaccatgttttgtttttgtgttaacACAGATCAAGcgctctattttcatttttattttttgggcttttgactcagaatgatatttttagtttgactgtttttgtgcttcggACTGTCTTTGTCattcatgtcatgttttgttggtGGTTGTTGTATGGATTATTGTTTATGCCGCGTACAGCAATATGTATACAGTGATCCTCGCTCTAACGCAGTTCACCTTccgcggcttcgctgtttcacagattttttttaggacagtttttcatgtcagagtttggttcgcattgccggcagtaagtcggaatcgtttccagtgagggtaggactccgccaaggctgccctttgtcaccgattctgttcataacctttatggacagaatcgctaggcgcagccgaagcgttgagggggtccgttttgggggcctcagtattgcatccctgctttttgcagatgatgtggtgctgttggctccttcaaacagggctctccaactctcactggagcgtttcgcagccgagtgtgaagcggttgggatgaaaatcagcacctccaaatctgaaaccatggtcctcagtcggaaaagggtggagtgccccctctgggtcggggaggagatcttaccccaagtggaggagttcaagtatcttggggtcttgttcacgagtgggggtaggagggagcgggagatccacaggcggatcggtgcagcgtctgctgtgatgcggacgttgtatcggtctgtcgtggtgaagaaggaactgagccaaagggcgaagctctcaatttactggtcgatctacgttccaaccctcatctatggtcacgagctatggatcgtgaccgaaagaacgagatcccggatacaagcagccgaaatgagttttctccgcagggtgtccgggctctcccttagagataaggtgagaagctcggtcatccgggaggggctccgagtcgagccgcttctcctccacatcgagtggagccagatgaggtggcttgggcatctgattcggatgcctcctgaacgcctccctggtgaggtgttccgggcatgtcccaccgggaggagaccccgaggaagacccaggacatgctggagagactatgtcacccagctggcctgggaacgcctcgggatcccccggggagagctggaagaagtagcaagggagagggaagtctgggcttccctgctaaagctgttgcccccgcgacccggtcccggataagcggtagaagatggatggatggatggatggatggtctagaattggctggtactgaatgagttaataatgtGAGCCAATCACAACCATGTTCCATTAAGTTGGAATAGTATTATTTATCACGGTGAGCCAATTTgttatttctttattattattatttttaatgggcTAATATGCATTGAGTGCTCCTCTCGTTTTGTCTCAACTGGTATATTTTCTCTCAATATAAAAATGTGGATGGAACGTGCAACTCACAGTGGCCGTCGACAGCGCCAgcacgctgtttttttttctcctcatgtTGACTCCACTGAACCTGCAGCTGCTTGATGACTAATTGTACTTTGCAATTTGTCGCATTGATAGGGGGTTCAATTTTGCCCTGAATAATGCAGTGGTTGAACGGCATCGCTGTTAATCAAAGGTGCAGCGGTCAGGAAATGATTGTTGAAGAAGCCCTGCCttgctttctttctctctttcgttctttccctcctcccctcatGCACGCCACTCTTGTGCCTGTCACACGTAACACAAGAAACGATGAGCTGTGAAAAGACACCTCCATCTCTGACCATCCCACGAGAAATCTCACTTTCTTCTTCTCGTCATTCTCCAGCTCAcacgtatttttttattttttgttttttccctttcacGCTTGATGCCATGTGGAAATCGAAGGCAATGATACAACGGCTGAGTATGAGAGTCCAGTGATTTCTGATCAAAAGCCAAGAAAGAATTgtgagcccccctcccccaccccctccaagtAGCAAAGCTTAAATAGAGCAAAGATAGATAAAGTGACTCATGAAAGTTGAAAGCCTTCCAGCGTAACacggtgggagggggggcgtgggggggatgGTGAAATGATGCTTGTAAATGGTGCTCTATCTGCAGGAAGTCTGTACTCACAGGATCACCGTCTGTCACTTTGAGGAGCATTTTGTTGACACTTGAGCGCGATAACACCTCACTAGGATCATAAAGAAAAGACATGAAGTCACTCGGCATTTAAAGCCGATAAGGCGGACGAACAAAACCCTTTGTTGTTACTCCCAAAATTAAATTGCAGCACTGGGCCAAAACTCAGCTTGAGGACAAAATCCTGCTTTATAACAATTTTTGACACAAATTGGGATGTGAATAACGCCAAATAAtttcattcagggtgtcccctgtgcAGGATCTGATTATCTTGTTCTGttgactgtgagtgtgtgtgtgtgtgtgcgtgtgtgtgtgtgtgtgtgtgtgtgtgtgcgggtgatTCCAAGTCGCTCGCGTTTTAGTACTTCCTCATTCTCGCTGCGAGGTGTAACCGAGTTTGTCAAAAGACGACTTAATGGAAACTGAAGAGGAAACACTGACATGAAGCTCATCTGTTGGGGTGAAGGTCACACAATAAAATTGTGATCAATTACCGGTACCTTTCgtcat
Protein-coding regions in this window:
- the LOC127590846 gene encoding SOSS complex subunit C-like isoform X2 encodes the protein MQNQTVSTPGASIPIARHSMKDFRDSAEQQHIVAQQKAALQHAHAHSSGFFITQDSSFGNLILPVLPRLEPES